One segment of Strix aluco isolate bStrAlu1 chromosome 4, bStrAlu1.hap1, whole genome shotgun sequence DNA contains the following:
- the SIX6 gene encoding homeobox protein SIX6 isoform X1 produces MFQLPILNFSPQQVAGVCETLEESGDIERLGRFLWSLPVAPAACEALNKNESVLRARAIVAFHTGNYRELYHILENHKFTKESHAKLQALWLEAHYQEAEKLRGRPLGPVDKYRVRKKFPLPRTIWDGEQKTHCFKERTRHLLREWYLQDPYPNPSKKRELAQATGLTPTQVGNWFKNRRQRDRAAAAKNRLQQQVLTQGSVRSLQAEEESGGEAVGAASSPAASLSSKAATSAISITSSDSECDI; encoded by the exons ATGTTCCAGCTGCCCATCCTCAATTTCAGTCCGCAGCAGGTGGCCGGGGTCTGCGAGACCCTGGAGGAGAGCGGGGACATCGAGCGCCTGGGGCGCTTCCTCTGGTCCCTGCCCGTGGCCCCCGCGGCCTGCGAGGCCCTCAACAAGAACGAGTCGGTGCTGAGAGCCCGGGCCATCGTGGCCTTCCACACCGGGAACTACCGGGAGCTCTACCACATCCTGGAGAACCACAAGTTCACCAAGGAGTCCCACGCCAAGCTGCAAGCCCTCTGGCTGGAAGCGCACTACCAGGAGGCAGAGAAGCTGCGGGGCCGACCCCTGGGGCCGGTGGACAAGTACCGGGTGAGGAAGAAGTTCCCTCTGCCCCGCACCATCTGGGACGGCGAGCAGAAGACACATTGCTTCAAGGAGCGGACGAGGCATTTGCTGCGGGAGTGGTACCTGCAGGACCCTTACCCCAACCCCAGCAAAAAGCGGGAACTGGCACAGGCCACGGGACTTACCCCCACGCAAGTGGGCAACTGGTTCAAAAACCGCAGGCAAAGGGACAGGGCAGCAGCCGCTAAGAACAG GCTACAGCAGCAGGTCCTCACGCAGGGCTCGGTGCGCTCGCTGcaagcggaggaggagagcggcggggAGGCGGTGGGGGCCGCCTCCAGCCCCGCAGCCAGCCTCTCCAGCAAAGCGGCCACCTCCGCCATCTCCATCACATCCAGCGACAGTGAATGTGACATCTGA
- the SIX6 gene encoding homeobox protein SIX6 isoform X2 yields MFQLPILNFSPQQVAGVCETLEESGDIERLGRFLWSLPVAPAACEALNKNESVLRARAIVAFHTGNYRELYHILENHKFTKESHAKLQALWLEAHYQEAEKLRGRPLGPVDKYRVRKKFPLPRTIWDGEQKTHCFKERTRHLLREWYLQDPYPNPSKKRELAQATGLTPTQVGNWFKNRRQRDRAAAAKNSPPPSGEGEDLRPAGGEPPPGRCCGELPTPRMRPGSGRGCGRRDGGGGRHSRRTG; encoded by the exons ATGTTCCAGCTGCCCATCCTCAATTTCAGTCCGCAGCAGGTGGCCGGGGTCTGCGAGACCCTGGAGGAGAGCGGGGACATCGAGCGCCTGGGGCGCTTCCTCTGGTCCCTGCCCGTGGCCCCCGCGGCCTGCGAGGCCCTCAACAAGAACGAGTCGGTGCTGAGAGCCCGGGCCATCGTGGCCTTCCACACCGGGAACTACCGGGAGCTCTACCACATCCTGGAGAACCACAAGTTCACCAAGGAGTCCCACGCCAAGCTGCAAGCCCTCTGGCTGGAAGCGCACTACCAGGAGGCAGAGAAGCTGCGGGGCCGACCCCTGGGGCCGGTGGACAAGTACCGGGTGAGGAAGAAGTTCCCTCTGCCCCGCACCATCTGGGACGGCGAGCAGAAGACACATTGCTTCAAGGAGCGGACGAGGCATTTGCTGCGGGAGTGGTACCTGCAGGACCCTTACCCCAACCCCAGCAAAAAGCGGGAACTGGCACAGGCCACGGGACTTACCCCCACGCAAGTGGGCAACTGGTTCAAAAACCGCAGGCAAAGGGACAGGGCAGCAGCCGCTAAGAACAG CCCCCCTCCATCGGGCGAGGGAGAAGATTTACGGCCTGCCGGAGGGGAACCGCCGCCCGGGAGATGCTGCGGGGAATTACCGACCCCTCGGATGAGGCCCGGTTCGGGGAGAGGCTGCGGAAggcgggacgggggggggggacgacacagcCGCAGGACAGGCTGA